GCCTTCGCGGCGGCGGCCTTGGCGAGGATCGGGCCCAGCCATTCGGCGAAGGGGCGGGCCGAGTCGTCGGCGTCGGGCTTCGCCGCGAGGGCGCGGGACTTCTCGTCCGCCTCGACGCGCGCGGCCGCGTCGGCCGCCTTGAGCGCGGCCAGCCGCCACCAGAGCCGGGCCTCGTCCGGGACGCCGGCGACTTCCGAGGCGCGGGCGATCTCGGCCGCGCGGGCCGCCGGGTCGGGCCCGGCCAGCAGGGCGCGGCGACGCTCGACGGCGGCCTCGACCTCGGCCTTGCGGCGGCGGAGGGCGGCGGCGCGGTCGCCGCGGCCCGCTTCCGCCTCCAGGTCGGCCAGCCGCTCCAGCGCCGGCAGGGCGGCGGGCTGGCGTTCGAGCCAGCCCTCCAGGGCGGCGCGCTCGCCTTCGCGGTCGCCGGAGCGGGCGGCGAGCCAGGCGCGGAGGGCGTGGCGCTCGGACGGCGACAGGGCGTCGGTCGGGACGAGCCGGGCGGCCGCCACGGCGGACTCGGGGCGGTCGGCGGCCTTGCTCCAGAGCAGCCGCGTCCGCGCGACGAGCGGGTCGCCGGGCGCGGCGGCCTCGCACTTCGAGAGCCGTCGGCCGGCCTCGTCGAGCCTCCCCGCGCGGAGGTCCAGGTTCGCCAGGGCGAGTTCCAGGCGGTCGTCGTCGGGGGCCAGCTCGTACGCCTCGTCGAGCACCTGGCGGATGCCGTCGACGGGGTAGGCGGCGCCCTCCAACGCCCAGAGCGCCCGCAGGGGCTCGACCGGATCGTTGGTGCGCTCGGCCTGGCGGAGCAGGAGCCGGCGCTGGTCGCGGACGCGGCCCGTCAGGGCGTAGAGCCGGCCGAGGACGTCCCCGGCCTGGTCGGCGATCGTCCCGCCGCCCCGCGCGGCGCGATCGAGGGCCTCCTCGGCCGGTCGGTAGCGGCCGGCCTCGATCTCGACCCGGCCCAGCGCCAGCGCGGCCTCGCGCGCCAGCGGGTCCGCGTCGGCGACGCGCCGGAGCGATGCGGCGGCAGCCTCGCGGTCGCCGGCCCCCCACGAGGCGACGCCCAGCCAGTAGGCGAGGTCGCCCCGGCCGGGACGGCCCGCCGCCAGCGGGGCCAGCCGCGCGCGAGCCTCGGCGGGCCGGCCCGACTGCAGCTCCTCGCGCGCGGCGCGGAGGGCCTCGTCGACCCGCCCCTCGTCGACCAGGCGGAGGACGAACCAGCCGAGGGCGGCGAGGGCCCCCAGGACGCAGACGATCAGGCTCAGGCGGCGACGCATGATTGGGGGGTCGACTCGGGGTGCGGGCGGCCGGGAAATGCGAAGACCCGGCCGGGCGCGGACGCCGGGACGGGTCTTCGATCTTACCGCATCTCGCCGTCGGGCTCGACCGGCTCGCTCAGGCTCAGTAGGAGTCGGAGCTGATCACTTCGCCGCCGGCCTTGGTCCCCAGCGCCATCCAGGTGCGAAGGTTGACCGAGTCCTTGATGAACTTCACGGAGCCGTCGGCCATCAGGGCGTTGACGCCGCCCGAGTGGTTGCTCTGGGCGTTCGAGTACGCCGAGTCGTCCGGGCCGCAGCCGCCGCAGTCGGGGCGGCAGGAGTTCCAGGGGTACTGCTTCGAGTTGGGCGGGACGATCGTGTGGAAGAGGGTGATCGTCGTGGCGCCCCAGCCCCAGCGGGCCCCGTTGGAGTTGCTGATGTTGGTGTTGGACTTGTAGGCCGTGGTGCAGGCCTGGAGCGACTGCACGAGGACGGCGTCGGCCAGCGTCGAGGCGTCCTGCACGAGGTTCGTCGCGCCGGTGACGCCCGTGACCGAGTTGTTGGGCCGATTCACCGAGATGCCGGCGGGGTCGCCGACGAGCGACTCGGAGAAGGCGATCGTGTTCGAGCTGCCGTCGGTGATGTCGCGCAGGCCGTTGACGACCCAGTACGCGAAGACGCCCGTGGAATAGGCGCTGCAGCCGGGGTCGCCGCCCGTCTTGTTGTACGGGTCGGGCCGGCAGCTCGCGTAGCCGGGGTACTGCTCCCAGCGGGCGGTGGTGGTGCCGACGCTGCCCTTGTAGCTGTTGGTGTTGCCCGGGCCGTTGCCGCGGGGGACGCTCCCCTTGCCGGCGTTGCCGTCGGAGGGGCAGAGGAAGCCGCTGATGAGGGTCGTCCAGGCGGTGCCGTTGATGTTCTGGCCGTCGCCCTGGCCGCCGCAGTACATGAAGTTGATGGAATTGTAGATCGGGGTCTGCTCCATGTTGGGGAGCATCATGGCCTGGGGGCCCCACTCGGTCCACCCGGCGTAGCCCGCGTAGCCGAGGCTGGCCGACGACTGGGCCTGGCCCTGGGGGAACGAGCCGACCGAGGAGTGGTAGTTGTGCAGCGCCAGGCCGATCTGCTTCAGGTTGTTCACGCACTGCGAACGCCTGGCGGCCTCGCGGGCGGCCTGGACGGCCGGCAGCAGGAGCGCGATCAGGACCGCGATGATGGCGATCACGACCAGAAGCTCGATCAGCGTGAACCCTCTCCGATCATTCGATTTCATGGCGACCTTCCTGAAAAAACGGGGACGATGAACGAACGATGACGCGGATCGCAGGCGCGCCGGGACGGATCCCGGACGTCCCCCCGGCGCGGACGTCGGGGGCGGGTGCCTGCTCGGATTGATCGGGAAGCCGTCCGGCGCGACGACCCGGAGGCCGCGGGACGGTCCGCGAGCCCTTGCGGGCCCCTTACCCCTTCTTCGCCGCCTTCTCGGGGTGCCGGCCGATCGGGATGCCCGCCTTGCCGTAGGCCTTCTGCCGGGCGGCGATCTCGTCGTCCTGACGCTTCTGGATCTCCGCCTCGGTCGGGACCGGGGCGGCCGGCGCGCCGCCGTCGCAGCCGACGACCAGGGGGGCGACGGCGACCAGGGCCGTCGCGGCGAGGAGCGGGATCACGCGGTGGAACCGTGAGCGATCATCCACAGGTGACATCTCCCGTGATGGGAGCTCCTGCATGAGAGAGGATGAAGAATCGAAGCCGCTCCGAAACCGAGGCGAACTTCCAGGCACGACCTGCCTAGTCAGTATTCTTACGGAGTTGATTCCTTCGATGCAACTACTATTTACGCGCGATTTTCGCGCCAAGACGATTTCCTTAGGAGATTTGGCGCGCGGTTTCGCGACGCGACGCCGCGGATTCGCGCCGGCCGTGCCCGACCCGCGACGGGGCGAGATCGATCGCCCGCCGCGGGGCGCGGGGAACGCATCAAGAATGGCTCGCATCAAACGTCCATACGTAAGATCACGCGTGATGGAGGGGTGCGGGGGCCGAGGTGCGTCGCGTCCGACGAGATGCGGCGGGAAGGGTGTCGGGGTGGGCCGAGGCGGGGGCGGGGGGAAACGCGAAGACCCGGCCGGGCGCGGACGCCGGGCCGGGTCTTCGGATTCAGGTCGACGAGGTCAAGCCGTGGGGCTCGACGGGCTCGGGCTCAGTAGGAGTCGGAGCCGACGACTTCGCCGCCGGCCTTGGTGCCGAGGGCCATCCAGGTCCGCATGTTGACGGAGTCCTTGATGAACTTGACCGAGCCGTCGGACATGAGGACGTTGACGCCGCCCGAGTGGTTGCTCTGGGCGTTCGAGTAGGCCGCATCGTCCGGGCCGCAGCCGCCGCAGTCGGGGCGGCAGGAGTTCCAGGGGTACTGCTTCGAGTTGGGCGGGACGATCGTGTGGAAGAGCGTCATCGTCGTGGCGCCCCAGCCCCAGCGCGACCCGTTGGCGTTGCTGATGTTGGTGTTGCCGTTGGTGGCGCCGGCCTTGTAGGCCGTCGTGCAGGCCTGGAGCGACTGGGCCAGAATCTGGTCCGACAGCGTCGAGGCGTCCTGGACGAGGTTGGTCGAGCCGGAGCCGGTGATGGAGTTGTTGGGCCGGGCGACCGAGACGCCGGCGGGGTCGCCGACGAGCGACTCGGAGAAGGCGATCGTGTTCGAGCTGCCGTCGGTGATGTCGCGCAGGCCGTTGACGGCGTAGTAGACGAAGACGCCCGTGGAGTACGGGTTGCAGTTCGGCGGGCCGCCGGTCTTGTTGAACGGGTCGGGCCGGCAGCTGGAGTAGCCGGGCCACTGCTCCCAGCGGGCGGTGGTGGTGCCGATGCTGCCGCGATAGCTGTTGGAGTTGCCGGGGCCGGTCCCGCGGGGGATGGCGCCGCGACCGGCGTTGCCGTCGGAGGGGCAGAGGAAGCCGGCGACGAGGCTCGTCCAGGCGGTGCCGTTGATGTTGGCGCCGGCGTCGTAGCCGCCGCAGAAGGCGAAGTTGATCGAGTTGTAGAGCGGGGTCTGCTCCATGTACGGGAGCATCAAGGACTGGGCGCTCCACTCGGTCCACCCGGCGTAGCCCGGGTAGTTTTCCAGGTTGGTCGCCTGGCTCTGGCCCTGCGGGAACGAGCCGATGGCCTGGTGGTAGTTGTGCAGGCCCAACCCGATCTGCTTCAGGTTGTTGACGCACTGCGAGCGACGGGCCGCTTCGCGGGCCGACTGGACGGCCGGCAGCAGGAGGGCGATCAAGACCGCGATGATGGCGATGACGACGAGGAGTTCGATCAACGTGAACCCCGACCGCTTGCGCAATTTCATTAGGCACGACTCCGAATCAGAGGAAGAAAGGAAAGGACGAGATCGACCGAGATGCGCCTCGCCGCAAACGGCGAAACGTATTTGATGGATCCGCAGCTTTCGCGCCGAAGGCTGCGGATTCGAGGCTCGCGACGGAGGCCCGACGCGGCCTCGAGGATCAGGGCGCCTTCTTCTCGGCGGGAGCGGCCTCGGCCGGGGCCGGCGTGTCGGCCTTGGCCGCGGCCTTGCCGGGGTTCCGGCCGATGGGGATGCCGCGGCCGCCGTAGGCCTTCTGCCGGGCCGCCAGCTCGTCGGCCTGCCGCTTCTGGATGTCGGCCTCGGTCTCCACCGGGGCGGCGGGGGGGCCGCCGTCGCAGCCGGCGAGGTAGAGGGGGGCGAACAGGCCGACGAGGAGCGTCCCCGCAAGCCGACGGGGCGCACGCGCGATTCGCGAAATGATCATGGATGATGGATCCGAACTGAGGAGGCGATTCGACAAGGGCTGATTCTGGGCGAGGTGATACTGCAACCCTGTCGGCGGATCCGACCGCTCGACGATGCTGACACGTCTTTGTGAACGAATTCTTGCAGCCGACAAGGGGCGCGCCGCGATGGGCTCGCCATGAAACCTCGCACATGCGGAAAACTAACAGAGATGGCAAGGCACTGTCAATGACATGCCGACATGACATGCCATTTCTTATGCCTAACTCCTAAATATTTCGGAGATCGTGGAAGGGCGGCCGACGAAACCTCAAGCCTCGGGTCCGATCGCGTCGATGAAAAGGGAGATAGGGATGACGACGATTCGCGGGGCGTCGCGGCGGAAACCGCCGTCCTCGTCGGAACGTCCTGGCCCGGCGTCGTCTTGCGACGCGGGCGGGACGGTCGGCCTCCCGATGGAAAGGGGACGTCCGAGGATGGCGAAGGGCGCGTCCGATTCACCCAAGGCGGCGTATCTCGCGGCGTCGGCGCTGCTTGCGCTGGCGTTCCTGTTCCCCATCAGCCTGATGGTCTTCGACCCCACCCTGATGTTTGAGCGAGGCTGGGAGCAGTACGTCGGGACCGGCATCTATTTCTGGGCCGTGCTGACCCTCGCCGCCGAGCTGCGCCGGCT
The DNA window shown above is from Paludisphaera mucosa and carries:
- a CDS encoding DUF1559 domain-containing protein; amino-acid sequence: MKSNDRRGFTLIELLVVIAIIAVLIALLLPAVQAAREAARRSQCVNNLKQIGLALHNYHSSVGSFPQGQAQSSASLGYAGYAGWTEWGPQAMMLPNMEQTPIYNSINFMYCGGQGDGQNINGTAWTTLISGFLCPSDGNAGKGSVPRGNGPGNTNSYKGSVGTTTARWEQYPGYASCRPDPYNKTGGDPGCSAYSTGVFAYWVVNGLRDITDGSSNTIAFSESLVGDPAGISVNRPNNSVTGVTGATNLVQDASTLADAVLVQSLQACTTAYKSNTNISNSNGARWGWGATTITLFHTIVPPNSKQYPWNSCRPDCGGCGPDDSAYSNAQSNHSGGVNALMADGSVKFIKDSVNLRTWMALGTKAGGEVISSDSY
- a CDS encoding DUF1559 domain-containing protein → MKLRKRSGFTLIELLVVIAIIAVLIALLLPAVQSAREAARRSQCVNNLKQIGLGLHNYHQAIGSFPQGQSQATNLENYPGYAGWTEWSAQSLMLPYMEQTPLYNSINFAFCGGYDAGANINGTAWTSLVAGFLCPSDGNAGRGAIPRGTGPGNSNSYRGSIGTTTARWEQWPGYSSCRPDPFNKTGGPPNCNPYSTGVFVYYAVNGLRDITDGSSNTIAFSESLVGDPAGVSVARPNNSITGSGSTNLVQDASTLSDQILAQSLQACTTAYKAGATNGNTNISNANGSRWGWGATTMTLFHTIVPPNSKQYPWNSCRPDCGGCGPDDAAYSNAQSNHSGGVNVLMSDGSVKFIKDSVNMRTWMALGTKAGGEVVGSDSY